Sequence from the Nasonia vitripennis strain AsymCx chromosome 5, Nvit_psr_1.1, whole genome shotgun sequence genome:
GTGAGAAGATTATTGAGCCCATACAGTCCCGATGTGCCATGATTCGATATGGAAAACTGTCAGATGCCCAAGTTCTTGCTAAAGTAATAGATGTGTGccaaaaagaaaatgtaagaatGTATAAATATGTTATAATTTGGATTATCATTGTGttctataaataatctttgacaTTCTAATAACTTTGATTAATTAGGTTTCTTATACAGATGATGGTTTGGAAGCAATTGTATTCACAGCCCAAGGTGATATGCGTCAGGCACTTAACAATTTGCAGTCAACGGTCAATGGTTTTAACCATGTGAATGGCAAAAATGTCTTTAAAGTGTGTGATGAACCTCATCCATTACTGGTTAAAAACATGCTTGAAATTTGTACTCAAGGAGAAATTTCCAAAGCATATGAAGTAAGCCCCTTTAAATTAATGGTAAAAACTTATACACTTTCGTTTTTCCGAAAGTAATTGaacttattttttcatcaatattttcaGATACTCAAGCACTTGTGGCATATGGGATATTCTCCTGAGGACTTGATTAGTACCATATTCAGAGTTGCTAAAAATTTGACCATCGATGAGTATTTGAAGCTTGAATTTATTAAAGTAAGACACTGTTCATTTGGTAAAGATACTTATTTGCAGTATAACATTTTACGTAAACTTactaataaaattgattttaggAAATCGGACTTACGCACATGGGAATCGTAAACGGAGTCAGTAGTCTTCTACAGTTGAACAGTCTTATTGCTAGATTATGTCGCGTATCCTACAAAAAAGCTGGTTAGGATTAATTGGACACAGATTCTGatcgaaaattattttattgagaTCCATGTTAAATACACgatttttcatcattttatATTACACTAAAAATGATATGTAATAAGAGCCGTTCGATATGACAGCATTgcgttatttttgtaaaatatatactatttataatttttttaaagggagcttaatttttattacagcAACCCTTGGAAGTCTGAGTAAAATATATCTCACCTACttatctatataatatatgaagAGTATGTTATAAGTTTAAAACTTACATTTGAATTTAATGTACTTAGCTTAGCAaaatttttaagttttgtacaataattattcgcagtaagcaaatttattttttctataaaatattgctaaaatttttataaatatacgtgtagtataaaaatattcaatttataaatatggATATGGATACATTGCATTTATCTTACACGTCTAAAATACAGTAGAAATTTCACGAATATGATTAATACTATTTACATgataaatattgcaaaattattgCATAGAGTATGTTGATGTAGTAGAATAATGTCAAAAAAATACAGTCGGATACGATTTTACATTACTAAAATGGACTAGCACACTTCTTCAGTGCATTAGATAGTCACttgaaatactttttaatGCGTCAGTAGAACAGTAGAGGAGTTTAACAACCCTTGGTTAAAGATCTTTTTGAATCATGATCGTAATCAGTTTGCCATAtagattcaaaatttaattgcactctagaaaatattcaattttcaaaaatattttcctgTTGGATATCTCATGGATTATTGGTTCGACATTAAcattttatgttattttagTCGCTTCTATGCGTAGTTTAATCTGAATACGTATAAGTATTCTTTAAATCTTCTCGAAATGCAATCTTTTCATTTTTACCAGAAAACCCTTCGTTTGATTGCATTATTACACTAAGCGTCCCAGAATACTTTAACATTCCTCATATTCGATTGCAAGCGGTGCACACAACTTTCTCTATAATATATACACGCTTAAAATCAGTCCCATTAGTTACACTGTCAATACACAGAGTCTACCGAATGCATATTAAAAAGCACCAAAGTCGCAAAGAAgtaatgataaaatatttcatctcGACCTAACtatatacaaattaaaaaacttccCCCTTCAGAGCCAAAGCGCTTATTTGCAGAGATGCTCcgaagctaaattaaaagcaGTAGCGAGTAGAGAGGCTTCAAATATTCCAGACAGTGGAAAAAGCTCCAACGGCAGTGGCCTAAACCGCCGTCGACTTTAACCGTCAGCACCACTTCTCCATGGAGAGTTGAGTAAGGTGAGGTCTGGGCTTGGGCGACGGCCATCTCAGTGCGCTTTGACACGACTCGGCTCTCGATGGTGTCCTCGGGGGTGGCTGCGGTGCCTCCTGTTGCTGGGACTCGTTAACCGGAGGATCGCCTCTGTAGTTGCGCTTCGTCGGTTTCTTCGACGGCGTGTACATGTCCTGATGGTGATGGTGATGATACTGGTGATGATGGTGGTTGCTGCTCGACGTCGTGGGTGGCGCGCTCTCGACCGATTGAAGACTTGCCGCTCGATGGAGAGACAGACGCAGGGGCTTTTTCGGAGGGGCCGGCCGACtcttgttgctgctgctactgtatTCTTGAGAGCTGTAGGCTGTCGTGGAGGCCTCGGAGTGCTCCGAAGCTCGGGATTGGTTGTCCTGGAAGATTGATGATGTCGGTTAGACGTTTTACAGAGCAGTGCATGGGGGAAATCAATTTTAGACGAAAAAGTCGTGTGAAGCGCGTTGTAGGCGATTTTAAATATACGTTTGAATTGAATTGTTTTTCAATTCAAACGCACCTGCACAGTTTGTTATGAATATGCAgtgaaactttttaaaaaatcacgaatCTAAAATCAGTTACCGTATAAAACGAAGATAAATTTAGTGATCACTGCTGGAAAAGAATCTATTATGCAGCCGTCCACGTCAATATCACAAAGGCTTTGAATAATGTCCCGAAATTTGTCACGAAGGCACTTCCGCTTCTCAACGTCAGTCCGTCACAAAGAAGCCTCTAAATCTCATCCGACACATCGACACAC
This genomic interval carries:
- the LOC100123962 gene encoding replication factor C subunit 2, producing the protein MVESKETEAMEVDAEPSTSGTAEVAKKAVKTSNVPWIEKYRPQVFTDIVGNEDTVERLSIFAQHGNAPNLIIAGPPGVGKTTTILCFARILLGPSFKDAVLELNASNERGIDVVRNKIKMFAQKKVNLAPGKHKIIILDEADSMTDGAQQALRRTMEIYSSTTRFALACNNSEKIIEPIQSRCAMIRYGKLSDAQVLAKVIDVCQKENVSYTDDGLEAIVFTAQGDMRQALNNLQSTVNGFNHVNGKNVFKVCDEPHPLLVKNMLEICTQGEISKAYEILKHLWHMGYSPEDLISTIFRVAKNLTIDEYLKLEFIKEIGLTHMGIVNGVSSLLQLNSLIARLCRVSYKKAG